In Romeriopsis navalis LEGE 11480, the following are encoded in one genomic region:
- a CDS encoding class I SAM-dependent methyltransferase produces MNRQTVSNDITYLNEPAPVSMADAWFDYGTNDHFWVKHRNAVFDRHFQSIVKRAEKIGEIGCGCGFVLSHLQQQYRRPVDGFELNLHALELCPKLEGNLYVYDIFQRHPDLVAQYDLLLMMDVLEHIEDEAAFLAATYDHLKPGGYLIIAVPTRQHLYSAYDVAAGHHRRYSDRRLRAVTAAAGLTVHKTVHWGHCYLPILMLRQLLIKDVSEDEAIKQGFAVSSIMNWCMSQLRWLDLLPTFGITGTAGLIVAQKPSST; encoded by the coding sequence ATGAATCGCCAAACTGTCTCGAATGACATTACCTATCTCAACGAACCGGCTCCCGTTAGCATGGCGGATGCTTGGTTTGATTACGGTACGAACGATCATTTTTGGGTCAAGCATCGTAATGCGGTCTTCGATCGTCACTTTCAATCGATCGTCAAACGGGCGGAAAAGATTGGCGAAATTGGTTGTGGCTGTGGATTTGTCCTATCACATTTACAGCAGCAGTATCGTCGACCGGTCGATGGCTTTGAGTTGAATTTGCATGCATTAGAGCTGTGCCCCAAGCTGGAGGGCAATCTCTATGTCTATGACATTTTTCAGCGGCATCCGGACTTAGTGGCGCAATATGATTTGCTACTGATGATGGATGTGCTGGAGCATATTGAAGATGAAGCGGCTTTTCTGGCGGCGACCTATGATCACCTGAAGCCGGGCGGTTATTTGATTATTGCGGTTCCCACTCGGCAGCATCTTTACTCCGCTTATGATGTGGCTGCGGGACACCATCGGCGTTATAGCGATCGGCGATTACGAGCGGTCACGGCAGCAGCGGGTTTGACGGTGCATAAAACCGTGCATTGGGGGCATTGTTATTTGCCGATTCTGATGTTGCGACAGTTATTGATTAAAGATGTCAGTGAAGATGAAGCGATTAAACAGGGCTTTGCCGTATCCTCGATCATGAACTGGTGCATGTCACAGTTGCGTTGGCTCGATTTGTTGCCGACTTTTGGCATAACCGGGACAGCGGGTCTGATTGTGGCTCAGAAACCATCTTCCACCTAA
- a CDS encoding HU family DNA-binding protein, with translation MNKAELVDAIAAKAEVTKKEADAVLSAMIDVVMESVASNDKVTLVGFGTFEARQRQAREGRNPSTGQPIKIPATTVPAFSAGKGFKEMVAAANKGGKKK, from the coding sequence ATGAATAAGGCAGAACTCGTAGACGCAATTGCAGCCAAAGCAGAAGTCACTAAAAAAGAAGCTGACGCTGTTTTATCCGCCATGATCGATGTAGTCATGGAATCCGTCGCTAGCAACGACAAAGTGACACTGGTCGGTTTTGGTACATTCGAAGCCCGTCAGCGTCAGGCCCGCGAAGGTCGTAACCCCAGTACTGGACAGCCGATTAAAATTCCGGCAACAACTGTACCCGCATTTTCTGCTGGTAAGGGTTTCAAAGAAATGGTTGCAGCAGCTAATAAGGGCGGCAAGAAAAAGTAA
- a CDS encoding cytochrome c oxidase subunit 3: METPIATDTLPVEATAEEHPDFRTFGLFTFLLSESLMFGALFAVYLSYRGGAAEWPPAETEVELLLPALNTVLLVSSSFVINLGNKAVKNNDIPGLRKWFGITALMGTIFLGGQVYEYMNLGYGLSTNVFSNCFYMMTGFHGLHVLLGVCLILGVVWRSQRDGHYSSHKHTGVEMAEIYWHFVDIIWIILFALIYILTLF, encoded by the coding sequence ATGGAAACCCCGATCGCCACTGACACGCTTCCGGTCGAAGCCACTGCCGAGGAACATCCTGACTTTCGGACCTTCGGCCTCTTCACCTTCCTCCTGTCGGAATCCTTGATGTTCGGCGCACTGTTCGCCGTCTACCTCAGCTATCGCGGTGGAGCTGCAGAATGGCCGCCAGCAGAAACCGAAGTCGAGCTACTGCTACCAGCACTCAACACCGTTCTACTCGTCTCTAGCAGCTTTGTGATTAACCTCGGCAACAAAGCCGTCAAAAACAACGATATTCCCGGTCTCCGGAAATGGTTTGGCATCACAGCTCTGATGGGGACCATTTTCCTCGGCGGTCAAGTCTATGAATACATGAACCTGGGCTATGGCCTTTCCACCAACGTCTTTTCCAACTGTTTTTACATGATGACCGGATTCCACGGTCTACATGTCTTGCTCGGCGTCTGCCTCATCTTGGGTGTCGTCTGGCGATCGCAGCGTGACGGGCATTATTCGTCCCACAAACACACTGGCGTCGAAATGGCCGAGATTTATTGGCACTTCGTTGACATTATCTGGATCATATTGTTTGCCCTAATCTATATCTTGACACTTTTCTGA